The Anabrus simplex isolate iqAnaSimp1 chromosome 1, ASM4041472v1, whole genome shotgun sequence genome window below encodes:
- the LOC136876393 gene encoding mite allergen Der p 7: MKSILLVALLFAVCQHGSAASINRYHSPRSDGNMNEYFDSLVTQLREFFKNNSLDPMVLPNVGQSFSFKDLLGVTWHGELELQEISVSGLSQLTRSGDATLGYNNKKLEIQVELGFDDIQLDSVFVAQIMNIGPKGNVEGSIQNLKIYIDIDADMATFDISLKDLKITDAGKIDVQVHGQGLLDLLVDAITDTVNTILHDVVVQVIAQEVRSVVEKALDEIDIDCLITGGSNCKGTLKQLPM; the protein is encoded by the exons GTATCATTCACCAAGATCGGATGGCAACATGAACGAATACTTCGACTCTCTTGTGACACAACTGAGAGAGTTTTTCAAGAACAACAGTCTCGATCCCATGGTCCTTCCTAATGTAGGGCAGAGCTTTAGCTTC AAAGACCTTCTTGGAGTGACGTGGCATGGTGAACTCGAGCTCCAGGAGATATCAGTGAGTGGTCTCTCACAACTGACCCGCAGCGGGGATGCAACGCTCGGCTACAACAACAAGAAGTTAGAGATTCAAGTGGAGCTCGGCTTCGATGATATTCAG CTCGACAGTGTGTTCGTAGCTCAAATAATGAACATTGGTCCTAAAGGAAACGTTGAGGGCTCTATTCAAAATCTGAAGATTTACATCGATATTGATGCTGACATGGCGACTTTCGACATTTCTCTGAAGGATCTGAAGATCACGGATGCTGG AAAAATCGACGTGCAAGTGCACGGCCAAGGTCTCCTGGACTTGCTGGTTGATGCCATCACTGACACCGTCAACACCATCCTCCACGACGTAGTTGTCCAAGTTATCGCCCAGGAGGTGCGCTCTGTGGTCGAGAAGGCACTGGATGAAATCGATATCGACTGCTTGATCACCGGAGGGAGTAACTGTAAAGGCACTCTAAAGCAGTTGCCTATGTAA